In one Brevibacillus choshinensis genomic region, the following are encoded:
- a CDS encoding response regulator transcription factor — protein sequence MRHILIIEDDPVIAEVEKDYLEASGYAVEVAQTGDIGLQKALNEEVDLIILDLMLPAVDGFEICKRVREVKNIPILLVSAKKEDVDKIRGLGLGADDHISKPFSLGELVARVKAHLSRYDRLLADNTRKLPTDEIKIRGIRIDKLARKVFVNGVETTLTSKEYDLLLFLAMHPNWVFSKNELFEKIWGLDAYGDNATVTVHVSKIREKIESDPSNPQYIETIWGAGYRFRL from the coding sequence ATCCGACACATTTTAATCATAGAAGATGATCCGGTCATTGCTGAGGTGGAAAAGGATTATCTGGAAGCGAGCGGATATGCAGTAGAGGTGGCACAGACTGGGGACATCGGACTCCAAAAGGCGCTGAACGAGGAGGTTGACCTGATCATTCTCGACTTGATGCTGCCAGCTGTAGATGGCTTCGAAATCTGCAAACGGGTACGCGAAGTCAAAAACATCCCCATCCTGCTCGTCTCCGCCAAAAAGGAAGATGTCGATAAAATCCGTGGCCTTGGACTGGGTGCAGACGATCATATCAGCAAGCCGTTCAGTTTGGGTGAGCTGGTTGCCAGAGTGAAAGCTCATCTTTCACGCTATGATCGTCTGCTTGCTGACAACACGCGGAAGCTGCCGACAGATGAAATCAAAATACGCGGAATCCGCATCGACAAGCTGGCGAGAAAAGTATTCGTGAATGGAGTAGAGACAACGCTGACGAGCAAGGAGTACGATCTGCTGTTGTTTCTGGCGATGCATCCCAATTGGGTATTTAGCAAGAATGAACTATTTGAAAAGATCTGGGGCTTGGATGCCTACGGGGATAACGCTACAGTGACGGTACATGTCAGCAAGATACGGGAAAAGATCGAGAGTGATCCGTCCAATCCGCAATATATCGAAACAATCTGGGGTGCAGGCTATCGTTTTCGGCTATAG
- a CDS encoding sensor histidine kinase, protein MSIKTRLLLSYIAMIIVPVFLFGLTASTLASVFFGDMARGGNEGGRPPFWNMFNERNEVLAGVKFMANHDPDRLLDQSVLTSVDSQLNPLKAAVVLEKNGAVVFASPALREADLDQLLKGAEGVEKMRWPVKQGYIVEPFDFTFHDQSAGRVYFLSDPKQLFVIGRNFVLSLVLSLLVIIGLTNGVLTYLVSRSIIKPLHTLKRVAEDIKEGNLERPVRLNRKDELGELGDAFEEMRGRLHDSIRLQLQYEENRKELIASISHDLKTPITGIQACVQAMTDGIADTELKREKYLKMIAIKSQQMNQLIDELFLFSRLDQKKLPFHWEEVDMTSFMTDLVEELQLDPRMEDVHVTLSCPDRQRLLVMADREKLGRVFMNVIDNSLKYLDKQEKRIRFELTHENEYVNISMEDNGSGIDQEALPYIFDRFYRVDPSRNAATGGSGLGLAIVKQIVEGHGGSVMATSQLGAGTSIRVTLPRRNELGGELSSDTF, encoded by the coding sequence ATGTCCATCAAGACAAGACTCTTGCTTTCCTATATCGCCATGATTATTGTGCCAGTCTTCCTGTTCGGATTGACAGCATCTACTCTGGCTTCTGTCTTTTTTGGAGATATGGCGAGAGGTGGCAATGAGGGTGGCAGGCCTCCTTTCTGGAATATGTTCAACGAGCGCAACGAGGTGCTTGCAGGCGTGAAGTTCATGGCGAACCACGATCCCGACCGATTGCTGGATCAAAGCGTACTGACGAGCGTAGATAGTCAGTTGAATCCGTTGAAAGCAGCTGTGGTCCTCGAGAAAAATGGAGCAGTTGTATTTGCTTCTCCGGCGTTGCGGGAAGCCGATTTGGATCAGCTGTTAAAAGGCGCCGAGGGAGTGGAAAAGATGCGCTGGCCAGTGAAGCAAGGGTACATCGTGGAACCATTCGATTTTACCTTTCACGATCAGAGCGCAGGTAGGGTCTATTTTCTATCCGATCCGAAGCAATTGTTTGTTATCGGCAGAAATTTCGTGCTTTCGTTGGTTTTGTCGTTACTGGTGATTATCGGCCTCACCAATGGGGTGCTGACATATCTGGTCTCTCGCAGTATCATCAAGCCTTTGCATACATTGAAGCGAGTCGCAGAGGACATAAAGGAAGGGAATCTGGAGCGCCCTGTCAGACTGAATCGGAAGGATGAACTGGGAGAGCTGGGAGATGCCTTTGAGGAAATGCGAGGAAGACTGCACGATTCTATCCGTCTCCAGCTCCAGTACGAGGAAAATCGGAAAGAATTGATCGCCAGCATCTCCCATGATCTGAAGACGCCGATCACCGGAATACAGGCGTGTGTGCAAGCCATGACGGACGGCATTGCAGATACGGAGCTGAAGCGGGAAAAATACTTGAAAATGATCGCAATTAAATCCCAGCAAATGAATCAATTGATTGACGAGCTGTTCTTGTTCTCCAGATTGGATCAAAAGAAGCTTCCTTTTCATTGGGAAGAGGTGGATATGACGTCCTTCATGACTGATCTTGTGGAGGAGCTGCAGCTCGATCCACGAATGGAAGACGTCCATGTCACTCTTTCCTGTCCAGATCGTCAGCGGCTTCTGGTCATGGCCGATCGAGAAAAGCTGGGAAGGGTGTTCATGAACGTCATCGACAACAGCTTGAAGTACTTGGATAAGCAGGAAAAGCGAATCCGCTTCGAACTGACTCATGAAAACGAGTACGTGAACATCAGTATGGAGGACAACGGATCGGGGATCGATCAAGAGGCGCTCCCGTACATTTTCGATCGCTTTTATCGGGTAGATCCCTCGCGAAATGCGGCCACTGGAGGAAGTGGACTGGGTCTTGCGATCGTGAAACAAATAGTGGAAGGTCACGGAGGCAGTGTGATGGCGACGAGTCAGCTGGGAGCAGGCACGAGTATTCGCGTTACATTGCCGCGACGAAACGAGCTAGGTGGTGAACTCTCATCCGACACATTTTAA